Within Azoarcus sp. DD4, the genomic segment GTAGTCGCCCATGCGCGGCAGCGGGATCACCACGTCCTCGTTCACCTTGAACGCGTTGGTGTGGCGTGAGATCGCCGCGGTGCGGGAACGTTCCAGCCAGAAGCGCTTGCGCTGCTCCGGCGATACCGCGATGAAGCCTTCGGCCCCGCGCACATTGGTCATGCGCACCACTTCGGAGGCGGCGGCCATCACCGCGTTCTCGTCGAAACCGACGATGTCGCCGATCAATACCATCTTGGGCCGACCATGGCGCTTGGCCTTGGTGGTATAGCCCACCGCCTTCACGTAGCGTTCGTCGAGGTGCTCGAGGCCCGCCAGCAGCACGCTGGCGGCGTTGCCGGCGCCGCCTGGCTTGAAGTAGTCGGTGATCTCGACGATGGCCGGCACGGCCTCGCGCACCTGGCCGAAGAATTCCAGGCAGACGGTGCGGGTGACCGGCGGCATCTTGTGCAGCACCCAGCGCGCGGCGACGATGAGGCCGTCGGTGCCTTCCTTCTGCACGCCGGGGATGCCGCCGAGGAATTTGTCGGTGACGTCCTTGCCCAGCCCGTCCTTGCGGCAGTGCGCGCCCGGCATGGAGAGGATTTCCTCGCCCAGTGGCTTGTAGCTGATGCCGTCGAAACGGCGCAGGCGGAAGCGCGCGGTGTGCTGCTCGTGGATCTTGCCGAAGTTGTGGTCGAGGCGTTCGACCTCCAGCCAGTTGCCGTCCGGCGTGACCATCTTCCACCACGCCAGGTTGTCGAGCGCGGTGCCCCACAGCACGGCCTTCTTGCCGCCGGCGTTCATGGCGATGTTGCCGCCCACGCAGGACGCGCTGGCCGAGGTCGGATCGACCGCGAACACGCGGCCGGCGAGGCCTGCCGCTTCCGACACGCGTTCGGTGACCACGCCGGCGCCGGTGCGGATGGTGGCGTAGGGCGAGGCCATCGGTTTGCCGTCGGCGTCGGGCAGTACCATGTCCTCGACCGGGCCGATGGCGATCAGCTTCTCGGTGTTGATCACGACCGAATTGGCGTCCAGCGGCACGGCACCGCCGGTGTAGCCGGTGCCGCCGCCGCGCGGGATGATGGTCATGCCGAGCTCGATACAGGCCCGCACCAGCGGCGCCATCTCTTCCTCGGTGTCCGGGTAGAGCACGACGAAGGGATACTCGACGCGCCAGTCGGTGGCGTCGGTGACGTGCGAAACGCGGGCGTGACCGTCGAAGCAGATGTTGTCGCGGCGGGTCAGGCGACCCAGGGTTTTCAGCACCGACTTGCGCTTGCGCTCGGTGTCGTCGAACCAGCGCTCGAAGTCGGCCACCGCCTCGCGCGCGCGGCTGATCAGCAGTGCGACGCGGTCATTGCCCTGGCGGCGCTTTTCGACTTCGCTGACACGGTGGTTGAGCGCGCCGACCAGTGCGTGGCGCCGTTCGCGGCTGGCGAGCAGGTCGTCTTCGAGGTAGGGATTGCGACGCACCACCCAGATGTCGCCCAGCACTTCGTAGAGCATGCGCGCCGAGCGGCCGGTGATGCGCTCGCTACGCAACTCGTCCAGGACCGACCAAGCGTCGGCGCCAAGGAGGCGGATGACGATCTCGCGGTCCGAGAACGAAGTGTAGTTGTAGGGGATTTCTCGCAGACGTTGGGTCATTGGCGTACCGGGCAAACTACCGCTGGGGAACCCGCGATTCTATCGAACCGCAGTGCAACACGCAGCACAAATCAAGACCTTATGAAAGCTGCGGGCTTATTGCAGGTGAGAAGGGTCAGGTCGTTGCTGCCGTCAGGGCAAGCTCTATCCGCCAGCCGGGCTGGGCCAGACCGGCGACGCGCACGCAGGCGCGTGCCGGTGCGCAGCCCGCCGGCACCCAGGCATCCCACACTGCGTTCATCGCGTCGTAATCGGCCATGTCGGTGAGGTAGACCGTGGCCATCAGGATACGTGCCTTGCTGCTGCCGACGGCGGCGAGCTGCCGCTCCAGGCTGGCCAGCACCTCAGCCGTCTGGGTGGCGATGTCGGCGCTTGCGGTGGCTGGGACCTCGACGAGATAGACGACCGAGTCGTGGATCACGGCGTCGGCATAGCGGGCGGTCACGCCCTTGCGCGCTATCGGCTGCATGGCTGCTTCCTGGCTTGGGGCTCGCCAGTATAGCGCCGTGCTTCCATCCGCCAGGGACGCTTCAGTGCATCAGCCAGGCGACGGCTGCATAGCGCACACCCTTGCCCAGCGCCATCCATAGCAGGCAGGGCAGCCAGCGCAGGCGCAGCAGTCCGGCGGCAACGCAGAGGGCGTCGCCGATCAGCGGCAGCCAGGACAGTACCAGGCTGACGCTGCCAAACCGCCTTACCGCCTCCAGCCGTCGTGGAATCTCCTTGCGTGGCAGCAGCCGTGCCAGCAGATAGGAAGTCATGCCGCCCAGGGTATTGCCCAGCGTCGCCACGCCGATCGCGGGCAGCACCAGATCCGGGCGGAAATGGAGCAGGCCGGCGAACACCGCTTCGGAGCCGCCAGGCAGCAGCGTGGCCGCGAGGAAGGCAGACAGGAAGAGCGCGCCCAGGCCGGCAGGAGCCTCGCCGACACTGGCGATCAGCTCCATTTCGGTTGCCGTCCGGCACTGTTGAAAATGCATTCATCATTGACATGAAAATATGACAAATGCAGAATCCGGCGCGTTCCAGTGTTGTCCGCCGAGATCCTTTCCCAGGGTCTTTTCATTGCCATGTCCAGGAGATTCGTGATGAAGAAGCTGTTGCCGGTGTTTGCCGTGCTGGTGTCCTGCGCCGTCCTCTCGCCTGCCGAGGCGCAGGCCAATCCGCAGCACGAAAGGATGAAGCGCTGCAGTCAGGAAGCCAAGGAGAAAACCCTGAAGGGGGACGAGCGCAAGCAGTTCATGAGCGGCTGCCTCAAGGGCAAGCACCCTGAGACCGCAGCGGCCGGCGCCTCGGCAGCCAAGCCGTCGCCCCCGGCAGTCAAGCCGGCCGCGGCCAAGCCCGCCACTGCTGCCAAGGACGCGGTGGCGGAAACTGCCGCGGCGGAGCCGCGCAGCAAGATGAAGACCTGCAACCAGGCCGCGACCGAACAGGCGCTCAAGGGCGATGCGCGCAAGGCCTACATGAGCGAGTGCCTGAAGGGCTGAGGCAGTACGAATGGAAACGCCCTGGCGGCGAGTGCCGGCAGGGCGTGAAGGCGGCGCGCGGTCTGGCGCTAGACGATGTCGAAGAAGACCAGGTCGCGCTCGATCTCGTTGGCCGAGAAACCGCAGCCGATGCGCCCCGGACCGGACAAGGCGATCTCGTCGTCCTTGATGCAGCGCTCGCCGACACCATCGATCGAAACGAAACTGCCGTTGGTGCTCTGGTCGATCAGGATGAAGCCTTCGCGGCGGCGTTCGATGCGGGCGTGCTGTCGCGAGGCGCGGGCGTCGATGATCACCACGTCGTTGCCGAGCTCGCGGCCGAGCAGCAGAACCGGACGCTGCTCCTCGACGAAGAGGATTTCCTGCTGGTGACGCAGACGCAGGCGTTGCGAAACCCGTGCGCTCGGCGGTACCGAGGTGACCATGCCGACGCGCTGGCCGATCGCGTACACCGGCCATTCGAGCTTGTCGAGGTCGCCGTCGTGGATGGCTTCGGTGCCGGCGAAGTGACGGGTGGAGGGCGATAGCAGCATGACCGTCGCACCGCTGGCCAGGGCCTGGCCGGGGCGACAGAGTTCGACCAGCTGCCGCGCTACGTCGATGCCTTCGCCGCTGCGGCCGTCGGTTTCGACAGCGCCATAGTGCAGGCCGATGCGCATCGCCAGCCGGGTGCCGCTGACGGGAGGCAGATTCATGACCCGTTCCAGCATTTCACAGCAGGCAAGCACGGCGGCGTCACAGCGCTCGAAGCTGACGCTCACCTGTTGCATGTCCCGTTGCA encodes:
- a CDS encoding YqaA family protein is translated as MELIASVGEAPAGLGALFLSAFLAATLLPGGSEAVFAGLLHFRPDLVLPAIGVATLGNTLGGMTSYLLARLLPRKEIPRRLEAVRRFGSVSLVLSWLPLIGDALCVAAGLLRLRWLPCLLWMALGKGVRYAAVAWLMH
- a CDS encoding FHA domain-containing protein codes for the protein MSERRNLCLLVAEVLGHDRLVGRLGATEAAHAVERCLNRIDRAIEANGGTVLQRDMQQVSVSFERCDAAVLACCEMLERVMNLPPVSGTRLAMRIGLHYGAVETDGRSGEGIDVARQLVELCRPGQALASGATVMLLSPSTRHFAGTEAIHDGDLDKLEWPVYAIGQRVGMVTSVPPSARVSQRLRLRHQQEILFVEEQRPVLLLGRELGNDVVIIDARASRQHARIERRREGFILIDQSTNGSFVSIDGVGERCIKDDEIALSGPGRIGCGFSANEIERDLVFFDIV
- a CDS encoding RidA family protein, which produces MQPIARKGVTARYADAVIHDSVVYLVEVPATASADIATQTAEVLASLERQLAAVGSSKARILMATVYLTDMADYDAMNAVWDAWVPAGCAPARACVRVAGLAQPGWRIELALTAATT
- a CDS encoding PsiF family protein — translated: MKKLLPVFAVLVSCAVLSPAEAQANPQHERMKRCSQEAKEKTLKGDERKQFMSGCLKGKHPETAAAGASAAKPSPPAVKPAAAKPATAAKDAVAETAAAEPRSKMKTCNQAATEQALKGDARKAYMSECLKG